From Streptomyces sp. SAI-135:
CGTGCAGGAGGGTCAGGCCCTCGAAGGTCTGGTTGGAGGTGGCGCGGCCGGCCGGGGCGACCTGGAGGGAGGCCGGGACGGGGAGCCGGTCGAGGATCCTGCCGTCGGTGCTGTAGCGGCGGATCGACGGTTCGGTCTCGGAGGTGATCAGCCGGGTGCCGTCCCGGTCGATCACCAGCCCCTCGGAGTCCAGCGCGGCACCGTTCTCGTCGGCGAGCGGGACGGCCTTCCTCGGCGCGAGGGTCCTCGCGTCCAGGCCGAAGAGGGCGGAGCGGTCGGAGAGGGCGGCGAGGGAGCCGTCCCGGTCCACCGCGAGCGCGGAGAGGTTGCCGACGAAGGTGCCGTCGTACGTCGTCTTGTCGAGCGCGTCGGAAAAGCGGTCGAGGGAGACGGACGGGGAGCAGGCGTGGCTCACCGGGGCCGAGGCGACGGCGGGCCCCGCCGTCAGGCAGGTCGCCGCCGCCAGGGCCGCGGTGGTGGTCGCGAGTACGGTTCTCAGCTGCATGCGCGTCACCGTAGGACGGGCCGGTGACGCGCGGGAGTCCGGCAGGCGTCGGCTCAGCTCGCCGCGAGGTCTTTGTGGATGGCCTTGGCGACGCCCTGGATCGTGGTGATGCCGTAGTTCATGGTGCTGTTGCCGTGGGTGAGCACCGTGATCATGTAGTCGTGGCCGCCGCCCGTGAAGGTGCCGACGCTGTGCACCCGCCAGCCGTGGGTGGACCGCTGCAACCAGCCGTTCTTGACGTGCCAGGAGACCCCGGACGGGCGGCCGTACGGTGTGCCCCAGCGCTGCGAGGAGATGACCTGCCCCATCAACTTCAGGATGTAGGCCCGCGAGTTGTCGCTGAGGACCGTGTTCTTCGCGGTGATCAGCTTGAGCAGTTTCTGCTCGTCCGTGACGGTGATCTGGGTCAGGCCCCAGTAGCCGTTGGCTCCCGGCTTGGTCTGGGTCATGCCGGCCGCGGAGAGGAAGCCCTTGATCTTGGTCAGCCCCAGCTGCCGCCACAGCTTGCTGGTCGCGTCGTTGTCCGACTTGGTGATCATGGCCTTGGTGAGCGTGACCTCACGGTCGGTCAGATACCGGTTGTGCTTCTTGGCGTCCCACAGCAGCGTGGCGAGGACGGTCACCTTGACCACGCTCGCCGAGTCGTAGGCGGTGGAGGGGCGCAGGGTGCAGGTGGTCCTGGTCGTACGGTCGTAGAGGCCGACGGCGATCGTGCCCGAGCGGCCGGAGACGGCGGACGTGATGTCCCGCTTGAGTTTGTCGGCGAGGCCCGCCCTGGCGGACGTGCAGCTGACGGTCGGTGCGGCCGCCGCGGCAGCCGGAGTCGCGGCGGCGACGCAGGCGGCCAGCGCACCGGCCGCGATCCATTTCGTGTGCCTGAATATCCCCCGTGTCATGCCCAGTTGACTCTCGGCACCGGGTGAATGGTTGTACGCATGGGGAATAGTTGTGCGATGTGTTACCCCGCCCTGTGCGATTTCACAGGAAAGCGCCAGGTGCACCACAGCCCTCACCCAAACCCCCTCCGCACGATGCCCGGGTGACATCTGCCACCGATCCCCACCCCCACGCCGAGACGGTGTCCGCCGACCGGCCGCCGTCGGCCCCGCCCGCGGCACCCCCGGACCGGGCTCCCCGCTGGTCGCTGCCCGTACTGCCGGCGATCCTGGCCCTGGCCGGCGTCCTGTACGGCTGGAACCTGAGCGGAAACAGCCTCAACAGCTTCTACAGCGCCGCGGTCTACAGCGGTACGCAGAGCTGGAAGGCATGGTTCTTCGGCTCGCTCGACGCGGGGAACTTCCTCACCGTCGACAAGCCGCCCTTCGCACTGATGATCATGGGGCTGTCCTGCCGGGTCCTCGGTTTCGGCACCTGGCAGATGATGGCGCCCGAGATCGCTGCCGCCCTCGGCACCATCTGGATCCTGCACACCTCCGTGAAGCGGGTGTTCGGACACGCGGCGGCCGCGATCGCCGCGCTCGTCCTCGCGCTCACCCCGATCACCGTCGCGATCAACCGGGACAACAACCCCGACACGATCCTGGTGCTGCTCATGGTGGGGGGCGCGGCCCTAGCCCTGCGCGCGGTGCGCACCGACCGTCTGCTGCCGCTGATCGGCTCGGCGGTCTGCTTCGGCCTCGCCTTCAACACCAAGATGCTCCAGGGGTACATCGCCCTGCCGGCCGTCTTCGCGGTGTACGTGTACGCCTCGAAGCTCGGCTGGCGGAAGAAGGCCGTCAACCTGGGCCTCGCGGCGGTGGCGTTGGCGGTCTCCAGCTTCTGGTGGGCCACGGCGGTCTCGCTCGTCCCGGCCGAGGACCGTCCCTACATCGGCGGTTCGACGGACGGCTCCGCCTGGAACCTGATCATGGGCTACAACGGTCTGGGCCGGGTCCTGGGCGGCGAGGGCAACGGCGGCGGGGGCGGTGGCGGGGGCGGCACCTTCGCCGGCACCGCGGGCATCGGCCGGATGTTCAACGAGGTCCTCGGCGGCCAGATCTCCTGGCTGATCCCCTTCGCCTTCCTCGCGCTCGTCGCCGGTCTGCTGCTGTGCGGGCGGGCCCCGCGCACCGACCTGACCCGGGCCGCACTGGTGCTGTGGGGCGGCTGGCTGGTGCTGCACTACCTGACCTTCGCGATGGCCGAGGGCACCATGCACCCGTACTACACGACCGCGCTCGCCCCCGGCATCGCGGCGCTGACCGGCGCGGGCGGCGTCATGCTGTGGCGTGCCTTCCGCGGCACCGACGCCCGCTGGTCCTGGGTCCTGCCGGCCGGCCTCGCTCTCACCGGCCTGTGGGCGATCGTGCTGCTGCGCCGGGCGACCGGCTGGAACACCTGGCTGTGGCCGACTGTCGGGGTCCTGACAGTCCTTTCGGTCGTGGGGCTGGCCGTCTTCCGTACGGCGCGTTCGGGGACGAGGCTCCGGCTGCTCGGGGTCTCGCTCGCCGCGGCGATGGTGGCGGCGCTGGCGGGTCCGACGGCCTACGCGGCCTCGCCGGCCTTCTCCGCCACCAGCGGCGGCATGGGCGGCATGGGCGGCACCAACCCGACGGCAGGCCCGTCGGCCGGGGGCGGCATGGGCGGTCCCGGGGGCCGGGGCGGCCGAGGCGGGTTCGACGGCGACCGGATGCCGGGCGGCACCCAGCAGAGCGGCGGCCAGGCGGGCGGGGAGGTCCCCGAGGGCGCCGAGGACGGCCAGATGCAGCCCGGCGGCGCCAACGGTGAGCTTCCCCAGGGCGGCGGCGCACCCGGCGGCACGAACGGGCAGTTGCCGGGCGGCGGCACGGCTCCCGGCGGCGGCACGAGTGGCGGCACCGGCGGAGGCGGCGGTGCGGGTGGCATGGGCGGCAGCGTCGACAGCGCGCTGGTCTCGTACCTGGAGAAGCACCAGGACGGTGCCAAGTGGCTGCTCGCCGTGTCCAATTCGCAGAGCGCCGGCCAGCTGATCCTCAGCACGCACAAGCCCGTCATCTCGATGTGGGGCTTCACCGGCACCGACCGGGCGATGACCCTCACCAGGCTCAAGGAGCTCGTGAAGAACGGCGAACTGCACTACGTCCAGCTCGGCGGCGGCGGCATGGGCGGCAACAGCGGCCTGAACCAGGAGATCACCAGCTGGGTGCAGAAGAACGGCACGGCGGTGAAGGCGAGCGACTACGGCACGAGCGGTTCCTCCTCGAAGAGCGACCAGTCGAACAGCACCTCGACGATCTACCGCCTGGACCCCTCGGACGTCGGCTGACGATCGCCGGCCGGCTGTCCGTGTGCCGGTGCCGAAGAAGCACCGGCACACGTACAACCCTTGGGCCCCGTCGAAGGTCTCTTGATCGCCGACCACACGTGTCACCGAGGACAACACCCGGCGAACACGGACGGTCCGCACCCCATCGACGCGGATGCCCTCCAGGCATCCCCGCATGCCGCAGGAGAATCCCGCATGCACCAGATGCACCACCGGCACCTGAGACTCGCCCTCGCGACGGCCGCCGCTGCCGCGCTGACGGGCGGTCTGCTCACGGTCTCGGTCACTTCCGCCACCGCCGCCGACTCGTTCAAGGTGGCGAAGGCCGACTTCAACGGCGACGGCATCGGCGACGTCCTGGCCACCGCCGCGGGCGCCTCCGTCAGCGGTCACGCCAACGCCGGCCAGGTCGTCGCCCTGTACGGCAGCGCCGGCACCGGCGTGACCTCGGCCAAGCGCACGGTCATCAGCCAGAACTCCGGCACCGTGCCCGGCACCGCCGAAGCCGGCGACCTGTTCGGCGGCGCGACCGCCTACGCCGACTTCAACCGCGACGGCTACGACGACCTCGCCGTGGCCTCGCCCTACGAGAAGGTCGGCACCGACACCGACGGCGGCGCCCTCGCGATCCTCTGGGGCTCGGCGAGCGGCCTCACCGGCAAGGCCAGCAACGTACCCGACCCTGCCGTGTCCTCGCACGACAACTGGGGCCTGTCCCTGGCCGCGGGCGACTTCGACGGTGACGGCAAGGCCGACCTGGCCGTCGGCAACTCGTCGGCGACCCTCTACGTCTACAAGGGGGGCTTCAGCAGCTCCACCGGGCAGCCGGGCGGCCGCTACACCATCAAGCCCCCGATCGCGCCCGGTTCAGCCGATTTCCCGTACGGCCCGGAGCAGCTCACCGCCGGCGACGTGAACGGCGACGGCCGCACCGACCTGGTGGTCGACGGCTTCGAGACGCAGACCGAGAACGGCTGGAACACCAACTACTGGGTGCCCGGCACCGCCAACGGGCTGAGTGTCGCGGGCGTCAAGACCCTCAAGCCGGGCATCGTCACCGGCATCGGGGACATCAACGGCGACGGCTACGGCGACATCGTCACCGGCGCCGACTGGGATGCCACCACCAGCGACGGCCAGAGCATCCCGGACGCCGCGACGGGCGGCAAGGCCAGCATCACCTACGGCTCGGCCTCGGGCCCCGCCTCGACCACCGGCATCACCCAGAACACCGGGAACATACCCGGCAGTTCGGAGAAGGGCGACAGCTTCGGCTGGGACCTGGACCTGGGTGACATCAACGGCGACGGCTACCAGGACCTCGTCGTCTCCGCCCCGGCGGAGAACCTCGGCAGTGTCGCCGACACCGGCATGGTCAGCGTCATTTACGGTTCCGCGAGCGGCCTCAACACCTCCACCGGCGTGCAGTCGTTCGCGCAGAGCACGACGGGCGTGCCCGGCACCGACGAGAAGAACGACCTGTTCGGTGCCGACGTCAAGCTCGACGACGTCAACGGCGACGGCAAGGCCGACCTGGTCATCGGGTCGTACGAGGACGGCGGCGACGGAGCGGTGACCTACCTGCCCTCCACCGGCACGAAGATCGGCACGAGCGGTTCC
This genomic window contains:
- a CDS encoding serine hydrolase, with the translated sequence MTRGIFRHTKWIAAGALAACVAAATPAAAAAAPTVSCTSARAGLADKLKRDITSAVSGRSGTIAVGLYDRTTRTTCTLRPSTAYDSASVVKVTVLATLLWDAKKHNRYLTDREVTLTKAMITKSDNDATSKLWRQLGLTKIKGFLSAAGMTQTKPGANGYWGLTQITVTDEQKLLKLITAKNTVLSDNSRAYILKLMGQVISSQRWGTPYGRPSGVSWHVKNGWLQRSTHGWRVHSVGTFTGGGHDYMITVLTHGNSTMNYGITTIQGVAKAIHKDLAAS
- a CDS encoding glycosyltransferase family 39 protein, whose amino-acid sequence is MTSATDPHPHAETVSADRPPSAPPAAPPDRAPRWSLPVLPAILALAGVLYGWNLSGNSLNSFYSAAVYSGTQSWKAWFFGSLDAGNFLTVDKPPFALMIMGLSCRVLGFGTWQMMAPEIAAALGTIWILHTSVKRVFGHAAAAIAALVLALTPITVAINRDNNPDTILVLLMVGGAALALRAVRTDRLLPLIGSAVCFGLAFNTKMLQGYIALPAVFAVYVYASKLGWRKKAVNLGLAAVALAVSSFWWATAVSLVPAEDRPYIGGSTDGSAWNLIMGYNGLGRVLGGEGNGGGGGGGGGTFAGTAGIGRMFNEVLGGQISWLIPFAFLALVAGLLLCGRAPRTDLTRAALVLWGGWLVLHYLTFAMAEGTMHPYYTTALAPGIAALTGAGGVMLWRAFRGTDARWSWVLPAGLALTGLWAIVLLRRATGWNTWLWPTVGVLTVLSVVGLAVFRTARSGTRLRLLGVSLAAAMVAALAGPTAYAASPAFSATSGGMGGMGGTNPTAGPSAGGGMGGPGGRGGRGGFDGDRMPGGTQQSGGQAGGEVPEGAEDGQMQPGGANGELPQGGGAPGGTNGQLPGGGTAPGGGTSGGTGGGGGAGGMGGSVDSALVSYLEKHQDGAKWLLAVSNSQSAGQLILSTHKPVISMWGFTGTDRAMTLTRLKELVKNGELHYVQLGGGGMGGNSGLNQEITSWVQKNGTAVKASDYGTSGSSSKSDQSNSTSTIYRLDPSDVG
- a CDS encoding FG-GAP and VCBS repeat-containing protein, with product MHQMHHRHLRLALATAAAAALTGGLLTVSVTSATAADSFKVAKADFNGDGIGDVLATAAGASVSGHANAGQVVALYGSAGTGVTSAKRTVISQNSGTVPGTAEAGDLFGGATAYADFNRDGYDDLAVASPYEKVGTDTDGGALAILWGSASGLTGKASNVPDPAVSSHDNWGLSLAAGDFDGDGKADLAVGNSSATLYVYKGGFSSSTGQPGGRYTIKPPIAPGSADFPYGPEQLTAGDVNGDGRTDLVVDGFETQTENGWNTNYWVPGTANGLSVAGVKTLKPGIVTGIGDINGDGYGDIVTGADWDATTSDGQSIPDAATGGKASITYGSASGPASTTGITQNTGNIPGSSEKGDSFGWDLDLGDINGDGYQDLVVSAPAENLGSVADTGMVSVIYGSASGLNTSTGVQSFAQSTTGVPGTDEKNDLFGADVKLDDVNGDGKADLVIGSYEDGGDGAVTYLPSTGTKIGTSGSRALTVTSVGVSTSGAAQFGALFAN